Proteins found in one Candidatus Paracaedimonas acanthamoebae genomic segment:
- a CDS encoding YebC/PmpR family DNA-binding transcriptional regulator, producing the protein MAGHSQFKNIMHRKGAQDAKRAKVFTKLIRELTVAAKEGGPDLLSNPRLRSAVIAAREANMPKDTMERAIKRASGGDDGADYQAIRYEGYGPGGVAVIVEALTDNRNRTAAEVRSSFTKYGGNLGESNSVSFQFDQLGQILYHASKASADLMFEAALNAGASDVVTTQDQHEIYCKVEELAAVRDMLMAKFGDPQAAKLVWKPQNTVPLDADAAKSLFKFLDVLDDNDDVQNVYSNEDIDESVLKTLEL; encoded by the coding sequence CCAGTTTAAGAACATTATGCATCGTAAAGGCGCTCAAGATGCAAAGCGAGCAAAAGTTTTCACCAAACTTATTCGTGAATTGACAGTTGCCGCTAAAGAAGGGGGGCCGGATCTTTTAAGTAATCCACGTCTTCGCAGTGCTGTTATTGCCGCACGTGAGGCGAATATGCCTAAAGATACTATGGAGCGGGCCATTAAACGTGCCTCAGGCGGTGATGATGGTGCAGATTACCAAGCGATTCGTTATGAAGGATATGGTCCTGGAGGGGTGGCTGTTATTGTGGAAGCTCTTACCGATAATCGCAATCGAACAGCAGCAGAAGTGCGGTCGAGCTTTACAAAGTATGGTGGAAATTTAGGGGAATCAAACAGTGTTAGTTTTCAATTTGATCAGTTAGGACAAATCCTTTATCATGCCTCTAAAGCAAGCGCTGATCTTATGTTTGAAGCGGCTCTTAACGCGGGAGCTAGTGATGTCGTGACAACCCAAGACCAGCATGAAATCTATTGCAAGGTTGAAGAATTGGCAGCGGTTCGCGATATGTTAATGGCTAAATTTGGCGATCCTCAAGCTGCAAAACTTGTTTGGAAACCTCAAAATACCGTTCCTCTGGATGCGGATGCTGCAAAAAGCCTGTTTAAATTTCTGGATGTTCTGGATGATAACGACGATGTTCAGAATGTTTATTCAAATGAAGATATTGATGAATCTGTGCTGAAAACA